In bacterium, the genomic window CCGATAAGAAGTAGACGCACACCCGGTTAGCCCTAACATCAACCCAATCGAAATTGAACGAATGATCTTCATAATATTCTTCCGCGTTTACCGTATTGTTTTCCACTGGGTCTTCACTTTCACACATCAATTCACCCATTGTGAAAACGTTTCCCCTTCTCCGAAGACAACCTTTTGTCCGTCCTCTTAAACCTATAATTTAGCTAATAACCATTATATTGCAAATTATTTTAACTATCTCCCTGGCCTGATCGTCACTGGCGGCAGGGTGTAGGTTGCATCTGTGTAGATCAGAATAGCAACGGTATGACTTGCGTCGATGAGGTGCAACCCTATCGTAACGCCGCTCAGTATAGCCCGAAACCAAAGTATAAGAGGCAGAGTTGTATCGGGCTATTTCTTAAGATTGCGACTCTCATAATCGAGACCCGACGCATCCATGAGAATGCCACCGCTGATCTTGATAATTACCTGACACTTCGCCGATAAATATCGACAATATTAAGATGAGGATGTAAGGAGTTTGTCAAACCCCGCCCCCACCCCGTTTAGGCACGCGGCATGCTTAATAAATAAGGTGACCTGAGGTTGGTTGTAATTCAGGACGGCGTCTCAGACGTCATCAAGTTCTGACTCAACTGACCGACTGGGGGACCAGGTAGCAGGTAAATGCTGACCAAACGACCGCGGACCGAAACCCCGCGGTTGTTTTTTAGGTATCGGGCAGTTCATCTGGTTGGACTACATCAGACGGGACTTAATCGCCAGTGGCGGACTTCGATGACTGATCGAGGAGGATGGACTGCGGGGAATGACCTCGAATCCATCCATATTTGAGAAGGCCATTGTGGATAGCCACGATTACGATGAAAACATAAGAACGATGGCGCTCAATGGAAAGGGGGCTAAGGAAATCTATGAGGCCCTCACCCATCCCGAACACCTTATATTGCTGGAAGCGTGGCTGCGGAGTTACCGTCCGGATGAGCTTTTCGATTAGCAGGGTCATTTGAAACCGGAACTGGCCGAACTGGCGCCAAAGGGTGAAAGGCGCATAGGCGCAAACCCACACGCGAACGGCGGCTTGCTGCTCCGAGACCTGATCATGCCGGACTTTCGCAAATATGCGGTAGACGCTCCTTTGCCAGGCTCCGTTCAGGCTGCCGATAACCCTACCACATCAAAACATGGCCATTGGAAGAATTAAAAAACCATTCCTACATCAACCAGCGTTTCCGGATCAAACGATGGGACGCGAAACATGCCAGTAAGCCGATGGCCACGAGGCTGATCCACGACTGTATATAAAAAACAAGCCCGCTGTCCTCAAGGAGCATCGCCCGGATCGGTTCATAAAAATGGTATGAAGGAACCAGTGGGGCAATTCCTCTTAATTCTTGCGACATGTCAGACAGCGCTGCGGGCAGCAATAGCGGCAGATAACAGAGGACACCCAGCGTTCTGGCGCTGGCCTGGTTACGGCACAGGAGTCCAAGACAGATCCCTAGAGCGCCGAAACAGAAACCGCCGGTGCACAGCATCACAAGATAATTCACTCCATACACGTAAAAGAACTCACCATCCATCCACTGAAGCGCCACGATGGCTGTCAGCATCAAGACGACTCCATAAGCCAGCTTGGATGCCAACCATTCAATTTCACGAACAGGCGTTTGCATCCACCCCAAAAGCAGTTGTTTTTCTTTTTCTTCGGCAACCTGGGACGGCAACACAATAAAACTGACGAGCAGGACCATCATCAGAATCCATGTAGGCAGGGTCTGTCGTTGAAGTGAGCTTGTCTGGAGCGACTTTACAGCTGCGATCCAGCCGGGGCCTTTACCTTCGGCGGAAATTTGCAGGGCGGCCAGTTGTTGCATCATGATCAAAGTTTCGGCGGAGGCCTGTTTA contains:
- a CDS encoding ABC transporter permease, translating into MIRTVITLLMHDLAVAFKSKTIYLVVCIPLFVYATLTLVDPPGARFAPLNIALLQTESYRPVFLASIKSVPNLFAVRWVSNHEAAIKLLNERVMDGILTPDVGDASRLQLTVVKQASAETLIMMQQLAALQISAEGKGPGWIAAVKSLQTSSLQRQTLPTWILMMVLLVSFIVLPSQVAEEKEKQLLLGWMQTPVREIEWLASKLAYGVVLMLTAIVALQWMDGEFFYVYGVNYLVMLCTGGFCFGALGICLGLLCRNQASARTLGVLCYLPLLLPAALSDMSQELRGIAPLVPSYHFYEPIRAMLLEDSGLVFYIQSWISLVAIGLLACFASHRLIRKRWLM